In Methanomassiliicoccales archaeon, a single genomic region encodes these proteins:
- a CDS encoding cation:proton antiporter, translating into MIAIDNVMFEVGIIMLVSFIGAALATKAKQSVILGYILAGMLIGPYMYFEVGGFVYEGLIKDTTFIQFLSSMGLTLLMFFVGLGFSISKLQKTRAPAIILALIDVGIGMFLGILIGFSLGWPIIDTVFLAGVISMSSVAITGKALQEMKRINTPETEYLLGMVVVESFLSMVLLTIAGGLMFKSDVGGQMTMTRLIVGILAFYGFFIFLAIVVIPRVVNYFHSIKSNEMFVLFALGLVFLSAALAEVSGVPAIIGAFFLGMVFAETKLVERIEDRITPFRDALVAVFFVSFGMLIDLRMLGSIIPLLLIAVPVVLFYEVIVLSVVSYLLGFTSKSSIFMSTSVTGRGAESVMYASVGSNSPALIKGAELNPFAGAFCFVMSVISPGMMKGSLRLTRWLARITPKFLRYGGSLMNRTMSKIILPVPLKLFQRTRRLEVLVMLYFVALVAVMVLSFPYNMALFVIGGALVVITYSMLEGDLFLVVRMTNYDNLGVVTRDPGNISRFIAGFISLSLVTILSLAFIFPLWWPSSFVVLLAYFIIVMMMTHSVYNLTRTPSFNLTSKPVERRQGRKKKEKMPAPKFNPPVVRDDPGWGTEPAPGRNLDIPEKVSIDEIGKKDDSKWKNL; encoded by the coding sequence ATGATAGCCATTGACAACGTGATGTTTGAGGTCGGTATCATAATGCTGGTCTCCTTTATCGGAGCAGCATTGGCTACGAAGGCCAAACAGAGCGTCATACTCGGTTACATACTGGCAGGAATGCTCATCGGGCCTTACATGTATTTTGAGGTGGGCGGTTTCGTCTATGAGGGGCTTATAAAGGACACCACTTTCATCCAATTCCTATCCAGCATGGGTCTGACCCTGCTGATGTTCTTCGTGGGGCTGGGGTTCTCCATTTCCAAGTTGCAGAAGACCAGAGCCCCGGCGATCATACTGGCGCTGATAGATGTCGGAATAGGCATGTTCCTAGGCATACTCATCGGCTTCTCCCTGGGCTGGCCCATCATTGACACGGTATTCCTGGCAGGGGTCATATCCATGAGTTCGGTGGCCATAACCGGGAAGGCCTTGCAAGAGATGAAGCGCATAAATACCCCGGAGACGGAGTACTTGCTAGGCATGGTCGTCGTGGAGAGCTTCCTCTCCATGGTGCTTCTGACCATCGCTGGAGGACTGATGTTCAAAAGCGATGTCGGTGGGCAGATGACCATGACCCGTCTCATCGTCGGTATATTGGCCTTCTACGGTTTCTTCATCTTTTTGGCCATCGTGGTCATTCCTAGGGTGGTGAACTACTTCCACAGCATCAAGAGCAACGAGATGTTCGTGCTGTTCGCCCTGGGGTTAGTGTTCCTGTCCGCTGCTTTGGCCGAGGTCTCGGGCGTACCGGCCATCATAGGGGCGTTCTTCCTGGGCATGGTGTTTGCCGAGACCAAGCTTGTGGAACGCATCGAAGACCGCATCACCCCTTTCAGGGACGCTCTAGTGGCGGTTTTCTTCGTATCCTTTGGAATGCTCATCGACCTGCGTATGCTGGGCAGCATCATCCCCCTGTTGTTGATCGCTGTGCCGGTAGTGCTGTTCTACGAGGTCATAGTACTGAGCGTGGTATCCTATCTTTTAGGATTCACCAGTAAGTCCTCGATATTCATGAGCACATCGGTGACCGGACGCGGGGCGGAGTCCGTCATGTACGCCAGCGTAGGTAGTAATTCCCCGGCGTTGATCAAGGGGGCGGAGCTGAACCCTTTCGCAGGGGCCTTTTGCTTCGTCATGAGCGTAATTTCCCCCGGAATGATGAAGGGGAGCTTGCGGTTGACCCGATGGCTCGCCCGGATCACCCCCAAATTTCTGAGGTATGGCGGTTCTTTGATGAACCGCACCATGAGCAAGATCATACTGCCAGTACCACTTAAGCTGTTCCAGAGGACCCGCCGCCTGGAGGTGCTTGTGATGCTATACTTCGTGGCCTTGGTGGCGGTGATGGTCCTGTCGTTCCCGTATAATATGGCGCTGTTCGTCATCGGAGGGGCGCTGGTAGTGATCACATATAGCATGCTAGAGGGCGATCTGTTCCTCGTCGTCCGCATGACCAACTACGACAATCTCGGAGTGGTGACCCGCGATCCTGGCAATATCAGCCGCTTCATCGCCGGATTCATAAGCCTGAGCTTGGTGACGATCCTCTCCCTTGCCTTCATCTTTCCCCTGTGGTGGCCATCTTCTTTCGTCGTCCTTCTGGCCTACTTCATCATCGTCATGATGATGACCCACAGTGTCTACAATCTCACTAGGACGCCATCCTTTAACTTGACATCAAAACCGGTCGAACGTCGTCAGGGGCGCAAGAAAAAGGAGAAGATGCCTGCCCCGAAGTTCAATCCCCCGGTGGTCAGGGACGATCCCGGTTGGGGCACTGAACCGGCTCCCGGCCGGAATCTGGATATCCCTGAAAAGGTATCGATCGACGAGATCGGTAAGAAGGACGATTCGAAGTGGAAGAACCTTTGA
- a CDS encoding UPF0147 family protein has product MEYDAKTKLNQIIDVLDQLSEDTSVPRNIRRGATEAKSRLSQTTEAMDVKVAGVVGKLDDLANDPNIPMHGRTMIYRIVSELENLLRDANK; this is encoded by the coding sequence ATGGAATATGATGCCAAAACAAAACTCAATCAGATAATCGACGTATTGGATCAGTTGTCGGAGGATACCTCCGTTCCCAGGAATATCAGGAGAGGGGCCACCGAGGCCAAGAGCCGGTTGAGCCAGACGACCGAGGCTATGGACGTAAAGGTTGCTGGAGTCGTAGGGAAGTTGGATGATCTGGCGAACGACCCGAACATCCCCATGCACGGGCGCACCATGATCTATAGGATCGTCTCCGAACTGGAGAACCTGTTGAGAGATGCTAACAAGTGA
- a CDS encoding Lrp/AsnC ligand binding domain-containing protein yields the protein MQQDENNSILSSYYGDEEVTVIITLKVETRDADQVCQSISLLDPVVDVFLVTGDTDIVVKAKLQNYIHLKKFLVEDLSHIKGLRDTKTLMAVATFKENGEPKYVAD from the coding sequence ATGCAACAGGACGAGAACAACTCGATATTATCCTCATACTACGGCGATGAGGAAGTAACCGTTATCATCACTCTCAAGGTAGAAACAAGGGACGCGGACCAGGTCTGCCAGAGCATATCTTTATTGGATCCGGTCGTGGACGTGTTCCTGGTGACGGGGGACACGGATATTGTGGTGAAGGCCAAATTACAGAATTATATCCATCTTAAGAAGTTTTTAGTAGAGGACCTGTCCCACATCAAAGGACTCAGGGACACCAAGACCCTCATGGCAGTAGCAACATTCAAAGAAAATGGAGAACCGAAGTACGTCGCCGATTAG
- a CDS encoding GNAT family N-acetyltransferase has translation MRTRSGGVNDLPSLMALEEGAFGPKRFSEAFVLDLLHDPLVTTLIVEAEGAVVAYAMIRSSPAYHTVEVLSLAVSPLHRRRGLGRGLIQEVERSIADSGTETVMLCVRPENQAAVDLYLSEGYKVLARCRNYYGKGSDANMMVKHLEE, from the coding sequence GTGCGTACTAGATCAGGGGGTGTCAATGACCTGCCGAGCCTCATGGCATTGGAAGAGGGAGCCTTTGGTCCAAAACGGTTCTCTGAGGCGTTTGTGCTGGATCTGCTCCATGACCCTCTGGTGACCACATTGATCGTGGAAGCGGAGGGAGCGGTGGTCGCCTATGCCATGATCCGTTCGTCCCCCGCGTATCATACGGTCGAGGTTCTGTCTCTGGCCGTGTCCCCCCTCCATCGCCGGAGAGGCCTAGGGCGGGGATTGATTCAGGAGGTGGAACGATCGATCGCCGATTCTGGGACGGAGACTGTGATGCTATGCGTGCGACCCGAGAACCAGGCGGCGGTCGACCTTTACCTTTCAGAGGGGTATAAGGTGTTGGCCCGTTGCCGTAACTACTACGGAAAGGGGTCTGACGCGAACATGATGGTCAAGCATCTGGAGGAGTGA
- the asnS gene encoding asparagine--tRNA ligase, producing MKSFSSIRSLLGTPDLDGQVMLRGWIYRTRSSGKIVFTVIRDSTGIMQITIKKGNLPDQQFEGALSASIESSVEIMGTIHKDERAPGGYEVRASSFNIVGTATAFPITEYQSEELLLDNRHLWIRSREQTAVMKVKATLLAGAREWLMENDFTEVTPPIFTQNACEGGVTLFKLKYFDREAFLSQSAQMYLESLVFSLEKVYSITPSFRAEKSRTSRHLTEYWHMELEEAWTDNEGNMRIQEELVSAMVSKVLKERKEELGLLKRDAEPLKAVKAPFKRVRYSKMIDLLQEKGFEITYGCDLGALEERSITEEEVAPVFVTNYPKECKAFYMKEDEDDPRTYKCADLLAPFGFGEIIGGSERETDLNKLLQRLEEQGIPEDPYRWYLDLRRYGSVPHSGFGLGVERIVKWVCGLEHIRDAMPYPRTVSRVYP from the coding sequence ATGAAGTCCTTTTCGAGCATTCGCTCGCTACTGGGTACCCCAGACCTCGACGGGCAGGTCATGTTGCGGGGATGGATATACCGCACCAGGAGCAGTGGTAAGATCGTTTTCACAGTGATACGCGATTCCACCGGAATAATGCAGATCACCATCAAGAAGGGCAACCTTCCCGATCAGCAATTTGAGGGGGCGCTATCCGCTTCCATCGAGTCTTCCGTGGAGATCATGGGAACGATACACAAGGACGAGAGGGCGCCTGGAGGTTACGAGGTACGGGCCTCATCTTTCAACATCGTCGGTACCGCTACGGCCTTCCCCATTACCGAATATCAGAGCGAGGAACTGCTTCTGGACAACCGCCACCTATGGATAAGGTCCCGGGAGCAGACCGCGGTGATGAAAGTGAAGGCGACCCTGCTGGCCGGGGCCCGGGAATGGTTGATGGAGAACGATTTCACTGAGGTTACGCCCCCGATATTCACCCAGAACGCCTGCGAGGGCGGTGTGACCCTGTTCAAACTGAAATACTTCGATCGCGAAGCTTTCCTAAGTCAGAGCGCCCAGATGTACCTGGAATCTCTAGTATTCTCATTGGAGAAGGTTTATTCCATCACCCCCTCGTTCCGCGCGGAGAAGTCCCGAACATCTAGACACCTTACCGAGTACTGGCACATGGAATTGGAGGAGGCTTGGACGGACAACGAGGGCAATATGAGGATACAGGAGGAGCTCGTTTCGGCCATGGTGTCCAAGGTCCTTAAGGAGAGGAAGGAGGAGCTGGGGCTGCTTAAGCGGGACGCGGAGCCCTTAAAAGCGGTAAAGGCTCCCTTCAAGCGGGTGCGTTATTCAAAAATGATCGATCTGCTGCAGGAAAAGGGATTCGAGATCACCTACGGTTGTGACCTGGGGGCATTGGAGGAACGATCCATCACCGAAGAGGAGGTCGCCCCGGTGTTCGTGACCAATTATCCTAAGGAATGCAAGGCCTTCTACATGAAGGAGGATGAGGATGATCCTCGGACGTACAAATGCGCCGACCTCTTGGCTCCGTTCGGGTTCGGGGAGATCATTGGAGGCAGTGAGAGGGAGACGGACCTCAACAAACTTTTACAGCGTCTTGAGGAACAGGGCATTCCCGAAGACCCCTATCGTTGGTATCTGGACCTGAGACGCTATGGTTCCGTGCCTCATTCCGGTTTCGGTCTGGGGGTGGAACGCATCGTGAAATGGGTATGTGGGTTGGAACACATCCGGGACGCCATGCCCTATCCCAGGACGGTCTCTCGGGTCTATCCCTGA
- a CDS encoding M20/M25/M40 family metallo-hydrolase, producing the protein MSSELMHDLIELLHLRSDTNEGKKLLFELVRAKLEEMDLRIVTGGVPDSPALVAAHGEGGIAFSAHLDTVSAGNAWTRDDGEVEAGRIYGLGAADMKGGATAMLAAARTLKDEGVPFYLLITTDEEELMTGAEFLTKRPEVRMAKGILVGEPTDLRVAWKEKGVSRLALTAHGIAAHASMPWKGDNAIMHMTHLLDRLAPMLRVPKGPTDDLTLVVSTINGGTRNNIVPERCEAHLNARYPYPLTAREVRERIMRTLEGETYDIVMQYELPAFETSPDTPLIQELLACGAGELTTVPYATEAAVYSAINPLVAVCGPGSPGMAHTKDEYVERYQLESAYRLYCDLARKLQG; encoded by the coding sequence TTGTCCAGCGAATTGATGCATGATCTGATCGAGCTTCTCCACTTGCGGAGTGATACCAACGAAGGAAAGAAGTTACTGTTCGAGCTGGTACGGGCCAAGTTGGAGGAAATGGACCTGCGTATCGTCACCGGAGGCGTACCGGACAGCCCGGCCCTGGTCGCCGCCCATGGCGAAGGCGGAATTGCCTTCTCGGCCCACCTGGACACGGTTTCTGCCGGGAACGCGTGGACCAGGGACGACGGTGAGGTCGAAGCGGGGCGCATCTATGGACTGGGAGCGGCGGACATGAAGGGGGGAGCGACCGCCATGCTGGCCGCCGCCCGTACCCTGAAGGACGAGGGAGTGCCGTTCTACCTGCTGATCACCACTGACGAGGAGGAGCTGATGACCGGTGCGGAGTTCCTGACCAAACGCCCGGAGGTCAGGATGGCCAAAGGAATACTGGTCGGTGAGCCCACCGACCTGCGGGTCGCCTGGAAGGAGAAGGGCGTATCCAGATTGGCCTTGACAGCGCACGGCATCGCCGCCCATGCCAGTATGCCTTGGAAGGGTGACAATGCCATCATGCACATGACCCACCTGCTAGACCGGCTGGCCCCCATGCTCAGGGTGCCGAAAGGTCCCACTGATGATCTTACCCTGGTGGTCTCGACCATCAACGGGGGCACGCGCAATAACATAGTGCCCGAGAGGTGCGAAGCACATCTAAACGCCCGCTACCCCTACCCATTGACGGCAAGGGAGGTCCGTGAGAGGATCATGCGCACCTTGGAGGGGGAGACCTACGACATTGTGATGCAGTACGAACTGCCGGCCTTCGAGACCTCTCCCGATACCCCTTTGATACAAGAGCTGCTGGCCTGTGGAGCCGGTGAACTTACAACCGTACCATATGCCACCGAGGCGGCCGTCTATTCAGCGATCAACCCATTGGTGGCCGTGTGCGGCCCTGGCAGCCCAGGCATGGCCCACACCAAGGACGAGTACGTGGAAAGGTACCAGTTGGAGAGCGCCTACCGCCTCTACTGCGACCTGGCCCGCAAACTTCAGGGATAG
- the gcvT gene encoding glycine cleavage system aminomethyltransferase GcvT produces the protein MKRTPLYPEHLALGARMVEFVGWEMPIQYTGIIEEHGIVRRQAGIFDVSHMGDLLIRGPDAARQLDGLLTNPLGKAPVGKAVYGHLLNDDGHIIDDVINYHMAEGQYLMVPNASNVDRVREWVKSRTEGLEVVDLSTRLACIAVQGPLAPGILQRLCSSDLTSMKRFQGRFAFMNGPDSTFLEDLLPQTGKGVGCYIGRTGYTGEDGFEVLVEDRNATWLWKRLLTEGEGHLRPIGLGARDTLRLEMGYLLSGTDFDGRQTSLQTGPPWVVKLDHDFIGRDVLLRQKENPYEVLVGLQLLGRGVPRHGYDIIHRGNVVGKVTSGNMSPCKRVGIAMGYVPQDLSGIGTELAISIRNEHVPAQVVETPFYRK, from the coding sequence ATGAAGAGGACCCCGCTTTACCCTGAACATCTGGCCCTGGGAGCCAGGATGGTCGAGTTCGTAGGATGGGAGATGCCCATTCAATACACTGGCATCATCGAGGAGCACGGTATCGTCCGTCGTCAAGCCGGGATCTTCGACGTTTCCCATATGGGAGATCTGCTTATTCGCGGACCGGACGCCGCTCGACAATTGGATGGATTGTTGACCAATCCCTTGGGCAAGGCCCCGGTGGGCAAGGCGGTCTACGGACACCTGCTAAATGATGATGGCCACATCATCGACGACGTCATTAACTATCATATGGCCGAGGGGCAGTATCTCATGGTCCCCAACGCCTCCAACGTGGACCGGGTACGCGAATGGGTGAAGAGCAGGACCGAGGGATTGGAGGTGGTGGACCTGTCCACCCGACTGGCCTGCATCGCGGTCCAGGGACCACTGGCCCCGGGGATCCTGCAACGATTGTGTTCCAGCGATCTTACTAGCATGAAACGCTTCCAAGGTCGATTCGCCTTCATGAACGGACCGGACTCGACTTTTCTTGAGGACCTACTACCTCAGACCGGAAAGGGGGTGGGCTGCTACATCGGTCGCACAGGCTATACTGGAGAGGACGGCTTCGAAGTACTGGTGGAGGATAGGAACGCCACCTGGCTCTGGAAAAGGCTGTTGACAGAGGGAGAGGGACACCTGAGACCGATCGGTCTGGGGGCCAGGGACACCTTGCGCCTGGAGATGGGTTATCTTTTATCTGGAACTGACTTTGATGGTAGGCAGACCTCCTTGCAGACCGGCCCCCCCTGGGTGGTCAAACTGGACCATGATTTCATCGGGCGGGACGTTCTTTTGCGACAGAAGGAGAATCCCTATGAGGTCCTGGTGGGGTTGCAACTTCTGGGCCGGGGGGTCCCCCGGCACGGTTATGATATAATTCATCGCGGGAATGTCGTTGGAAAGGTTACCAGCGGCAACATGTCCCCTTGCAAACGCGTTGGTATTGCCATGGGCTATGTGCCCCAGGACCTCTCTGGCATCGGAACGGAACTGGCGATCTCCATCCGCAATGAACATGTGCCAGCGCAGGTGGTGGAGACTCCTTTCTATCGGAAGTGA
- a CDS encoding AAA family ATPase: MRNPRLFKDQSKLSFDYVPEKLCHREAQLEKLEMIFRPVLEGIMSQTAFLIGSVGTGKTATSKRFCLDLMRTAHEKGRMMDYIIVNCRQRSTEVAVLRRIVMHFDENFPDRGFSTEEMLRSIRKHLEKRRMHLVVVLDEADVLLVKGASDIIYQLTRFDEEVVRGRPSMSVIMISQKNVLDMLDAASTSTFRRANTIRFDRYGIKELSDILRFRTDLAFFPGAVRQDSLDLMADIASEFGDARFAIELLDKAGMLGEEEGAEHLAPEHVRGAKALTYSVVTESKIEDLDKQRKMVLLAVARSIKDQAYVRTPEAEAVYHIVAEEYGEKARGHTMFWSYLQDLSNQGLVGTRVANEESGGRTTYISLPDVPAKVVRVRLEESLGAH, translated from the coding sequence ATGCGCAACCCACGCCTGTTCAAGGACCAATCCAAGCTTTCATTCGATTACGTTCCAGAGAAGCTGTGCCATCGTGAGGCTCAGCTAGAGAAGCTGGAGATGATATTCCGCCCAGTGCTGGAAGGTATAATGTCGCAGACGGCGTTCCTGATCGGCAGCGTGGGTACGGGAAAGACCGCCACCTCAAAACGCTTCTGCCTGGACCTGATGAGGACCGCCCATGAGAAGGGACGGATGATGGATTATATCATCGTCAACTGCCGGCAGCGCTCAACCGAGGTTGCGGTACTTCGCCGCATCGTCATGCATTTCGACGAGAACTTTCCAGACAGAGGTTTCTCCACCGAGGAGATGTTGCGCTCCATTCGCAAGCATCTTGAAAAGCGCCGCATGCACCTGGTGGTAGTTCTGGACGAGGCTGACGTGCTGTTGGTGAAGGGGGCAAGCGACATCATCTATCAACTGACGCGCTTCGATGAGGAGGTGGTGAGAGGTAGACCGTCAATGTCGGTCATCATGATCTCACAGAAGAACGTGTTGGATATGCTGGATGCGGCATCCACATCCACCTTCCGTCGGGCCAACACCATCCGCTTCGATCGGTATGGCATAAAGGAGCTTTCGGACATCCTGCGCTTTAGGACGGACCTGGCCTTCTTCCCCGGGGCGGTGCGACAGGATTCACTGGACCTGATGGCCGATATCGCCTCCGAATTCGGCGACGCCCGCTTCGCCATTGAACTGCTGGATAAGGCGGGGATGCTGGGCGAGGAGGAAGGCGCTGAACATCTAGCTCCAGAACATGTACGGGGCGCCAAGGCGCTGACGTACTCCGTGGTCACCGAGTCCAAGATCGAAGACCTGGACAAGCAACGCAAGATGGTATTGCTAGCCGTCGCGCGCAGCATCAAGGACCAGGCGTACGTACGTACTCCAGAGGCGGAGGCGGTGTATCACATCGTAGCGGAAGAATACGGGGAGAAGGCCAGAGGGCATACCATGTTCTGGTCCTACCTACAGGACCTCTCCAACCAAGGGCTGGTCGGTACCCGTGTGGCCAACGAGGAGAGCGGGGGACGGACGACCTATATCTCCCTGCCGGACGTTCCGGCAAAGGTGGTACGCGTCAGGCTGGAGGAGAGCCTTGGCGCCCATTAA
- the rpl12p gene encoding 50S ribosomal protein P1 — protein sequence MEYIYSALVLHAAGKQVSEDAVAVILKSAGVEPDASRIKALTASLEGVDIDEAIASAMVAAAPAAAPAQAAAAAPAKEEVKEEEAVTEEEAAAGLSALFG from the coding sequence ATGGAATACATATACAGCGCTTTGGTCCTTCACGCCGCTGGAAAGCAGGTTTCTGAGGATGCAGTCGCCGTTATCTTGAAGAGCGCCGGTGTCGAGCCGGATGCATCCAGGATAAAGGCCTTGACCGCTTCCCTAGAGGGTGTCGACATCGATGAGGCTATCGCCTCCGCGATGGTTGCCGCCGCACCTGCCGCCGCTCCGGCTCAGGCCGCCGCGGCCGCTCCGGCCAAGGAAGAAGTCAAGGAAGAAGAAGCTGTGACCGAGGAAGAGGCCGCTGCCGGTCTCTCCGCTCTGTTCGGCTGA
- a CDS encoding 50S ribosomal protein L10 produces MAHVANWKRERVQELVDLMAHSHVVGIVDLHGIPAAQMISMRAGLRGKANVSMTRNTLMDLAITEAAKLRPGLEQLRPIVDGQCAIVTSDVNPFKLFRQMEGTKTPAPAKTGDIAPEDIAVKAGDTPFKPGPIIGELQKAGIPAAIESGKIIIKKDKVLVPKGEPVPDEVAKVLAKLEILPMIVGMDLRAAFEDGVLYGKDVLNVPADYYTNMLGLAARSALGLSLSIAYVTPQTVTPLLSKAYRQAMALSVAGAFPTRESIGAILAKADAQMMTLASIIGLEDERIKNRMAAVPAAQPVSETKAAEAKNEEEEEQVSEEEAAAGLSSLFD; encoded by the coding sequence ATGGCACACGTCGCGAATTGGAAAAGGGAGAGGGTGCAGGAGCTCGTGGACCTCATGGCCCACAGCCACGTTGTCGGCATCGTCGATCTGCACGGCATTCCCGCCGCCCAGATGATCTCCATGCGCGCCGGACTGCGCGGCAAGGCCAACGTGAGCATGACCAGGAACACATTGATGGACCTGGCGATCACCGAGGCAGCCAAGCTGAGGCCGGGCCTGGAGCAACTGAGGCCGATTGTTGACGGACAGTGCGCGATCGTCACTTCGGACGTCAACCCGTTCAAGCTATTCCGCCAGATGGAGGGTACCAAGACCCCGGCCCCGGCCAAGACCGGAGATATCGCGCCGGAGGACATCGCGGTGAAGGCGGGAGACACCCCCTTCAAACCCGGCCCCATCATTGGCGAACTGCAGAAGGCTGGTATTCCCGCGGCCATAGAGTCCGGGAAGATCATCATCAAGAAGGACAAGGTCCTCGTCCCCAAGGGCGAGCCAGTCCCGGATGAGGTCGCCAAGGTATTGGCCAAGCTGGAGATCCTACCCATGATCGTGGGCATGGACCTTCGGGCCGCCTTCGAAGATGGAGTGCTCTACGGGAAGGACGTCCTAAATGTACCGGCGGACTACTACACCAACATGTTGGGGTTGGCCGCCAGGAGCGCCCTAGGCTTGAGCTTGTCTATAGCTTACGTTACGCCTCAGACTGTCACGCCCTTGCTATCCAAGGCATATCGCCAAGCGATGGCCTTGAGCGTGGCTGGCGCATTCCCGACCAGGGAGAGCATCGGTGCTATCCTGGCCAAGGCGGATGCGCAAATGATGACTTTGGCTTCGATCATCGGTTTAGAAGATGAGAGGATTAAGAACCGCATGGCTGCGGTGCCCGCAGCCCAACCGGTGAGCGAAACCAAGGCCGCAGAGGCTAAGAATGAAGAAGAAGAGGAACAGGTCAGCGAGGAAGAAGCCGCAGCTGGTCTGAGTTCTCTGTTTGATTGA
- a CDS encoding 50S ribosomal protein L1 produces MAEKSTITAVKKALGNSPKRNFKQTVDLSINLKDVDLSIPKNRIQEDIILPHGRGKPIKVCVIGSGEMLIKAKEVADRIISVEELGTIADDKKQAKKMANEFEYFIAEAPLMPVIGKRLGIVLGPRGKMPKPIPPGADPKLMIENLRKSVFIRSRDKMTFHTSVGTADMTPEDIADNIELIIKRLGLRLEKGTMNIRSAFVKTTMGPSEKVI; encoded by the coding sequence TTGGCAGAAAAATCAACTATTACGGCCGTTAAGAAAGCCTTGGGGAATTCTCCAAAGCGCAATTTTAAGCAAACGGTCGACCTGTCCATCAACCTGAAGGATGTGGACCTGTCCATACCCAAAAACAGGATACAGGAGGACATCATTCTGCCTCACGGTAGGGGAAAGCCGATCAAGGTCTGTGTAATCGGCAGCGGTGAAATGCTGATCAAAGCCAAGGAAGTGGCCGATAGGATCATTTCCGTGGAAGAGCTCGGAACCATCGCTGACGACAAGAAACAGGCTAAGAAGATGGCTAACGAGTTTGAATATTTCATCGCGGAGGCCCCGTTGATGCCCGTTATCGGTAAGAGATTGGGTATCGTACTCGGTCCTCGCGGCAAGATGCCCAAGCCCATCCCACCGGGAGCGGACCCAAAGCTCATGATAGAAAACCTTCGCAAGTCGGTGTTCATCAGGAGCAGGGACAAGATGACCTTCCACACCTCCGTCGGGACCGCGGACATGACGCCAGAAGACATAGCTGACAACATCGAGCTGATCATCAAGAGATTGGGACTCAGACTCGAAAAGGGCACCATGAACATCCGGTCCGCTTTCGTGAAGACCACCATGGGACCCTCCGAGAAGGTGATTTGA
- a CDS encoding 50S ribosomal protein L11, with the protein MVETIEVLVDGGKATPGPPLGPALGPTGINVVQVVAAINEKTRGFIGMKVPVKVIIDQKTKTFEIKVGTPPTSALLFKELGIEKGAGAPKAAKAGNITIQQAVKIAHMKQDSLTGADIKAQVLEVIGTCVSCGITVEGKEPKDMQQDIKAGNWDDQLKA; encoded by the coding sequence ATGGTAGAGACTATCGAAGTGTTAGTGGATGGCGGAAAGGCCACCCCAGGTCCGCCGCTTGGACCCGCCTTGGGCCCCACGGGGATCAATGTCGTTCAGGTCGTAGCCGCGATAAACGAGAAGACCAGAGGGTTTATCGGCATGAAGGTCCCGGTCAAGGTCATTATAGACCAGAAGACCAAGACCTTCGAGATCAAGGTCGGTACCCCTCCCACCTCCGCCCTGCTCTTCAAAGAGCTGGGCATCGAGAAGGGTGCTGGTGCGCCCAAGGCTGCCAAGGCCGGGAACATCACCATTCAGCAAGCGGTCAAGATCGCTCACATGAAGCAGGACTCGCTTACCGGGGCTGACATTAAAGCCCAGGTGTTAGAGGTCATCGGAACCTGCGTCTCCTGCGGCATAACTGTCGAGGGCAAAGAGCCCAAGGACATGCAACAGGATATCAAGGCCGGTAACTGGGATGACCAATTGAAAGCCTGA